In a single window of the Cupriavidus basilensis genome:
- a CDS encoding amidohydrolase family protein, with protein MLDLILRNCTLPDGRTGIDIGILGDRIKAVEPALKAPAAAEVDAAGQLVTPPFVDAHFHMDSTLSYGLPRINQSGTLLEGIALWGELKPLLTQDAIVERALAYCDWAVAKGLLAIRSHVDVCDPRLLATEALLHVREKVRPYLDLQLVAFPQDGVLRAPGALDNLKRALGMGVDVVGGIPHFERTMTDGAESVRILCELACERGLRVDMHCDESDDPMSRHIETLASQAVRLGLQGRVTGSHLTSMHSMDNYYVSKLIPLIRESGVAAIANPLINITLQGRHDSYPKRRGMTRVPELLAAGVPVAFGHDCVMDPWYSLGSGDMLEVAHMGLHVAQMTGQDAMRACFAAVTETPARILGLEGYGIAPGCRADLVLLQARDAVEAIRLRATRLLVLRAGKVVASTRPATATLHLDGRPGHVCFQP; from the coding sequence ATGCTCGACCTGATCCTACGCAACTGCACGCTCCCCGATGGCCGTACCGGCATCGACATCGGCATCCTGGGCGACCGCATCAAGGCGGTGGAGCCGGCGCTCAAGGCGCCTGCCGCTGCCGAGGTCGATGCCGCAGGTCAACTGGTGACGCCGCCATTTGTCGATGCGCATTTCCACATGGACTCGACGCTGTCCTACGGCCTGCCGCGCATCAACCAGTCTGGCACATTACTCGAAGGCATCGCGCTATGGGGCGAGCTCAAGCCGCTGCTGACGCAGGACGCCATCGTCGAACGCGCGCTGGCCTATTGCGACTGGGCGGTCGCCAAGGGCCTGCTGGCGATCCGTTCGCACGTGGATGTGTGCGACCCGCGCCTGCTTGCCACCGAGGCGCTGCTGCACGTGCGCGAGAAGGTCCGGCCTTACCTCGACCTGCAACTGGTGGCCTTTCCGCAAGACGGCGTGCTGCGCGCGCCGGGCGCGCTCGACAATCTCAAGCGGGCGCTCGGCATGGGCGTGGACGTGGTGGGCGGCATCCCGCATTTCGAGCGAACCATGACCGATGGCGCCGAGTCCGTGCGCATCCTGTGTGAGCTGGCCTGCGAGCGAGGCCTGCGGGTGGACATGCACTGCGACGAGAGCGACGATCCGATGTCCCGTCATATAGAGACGCTGGCCAGCCAGGCCGTGCGCCTTGGCTTGCAGGGCAGGGTGACGGGCTCGCACCTGACCTCGATGCATTCGATGGACAACTACTACGTCTCCAAGCTGATTCCGCTGATTCGGGAGTCTGGCGTGGCGGCCATCGCCAACCCGCTGATCAACATCACACTGCAGGGCCGGCACGATAGCTATCCGAAGCGGCGTGGCATGACCCGTGTGCCGGAGTTGCTGGCCGCCGGCGTGCCGGTGGCGTTCGGCCATGATTGCGTGATGGACCCGTGGTACAGCCTGGGCTCGGGTGACATGCTGGAGGTGGCGCATATGGGGCTGCACGTGGCGCAGATGACCGGGCAGGACGCCATGCGCGCGTGCTTTGCTGCCGTCACCGAAACACCGGCGCGCATCCTTGGGCTGGAAGGCTATGGTATCGCACCGGGCTGCCGGGCCGACCTGGTGCTGCTGCAGGCACGCGACGCGGTCGAGGCGATCCGGCTGCGCGCCACCCGTCTGCTGGTGTTGCGTGCCGGCAAGGTGGTGGCGAGCACGCGTCCCGCCACGGCCACCTTGCACCTGGATGGCAGGCCTGGGCACGTCTGTTTTCAGCCTTGA
- a CDS encoding alpha/beta fold hydrolase gives MTILIACVAVGAVVLLGLVAFSGLIARKVENALPPKGKFIEIDGARLHYIDKGEGPAIVMVHGLGGQTGNFSYALLEKLTGRFRVILVDRPGSGHSTRPPAMSARLSVQSTVVAKFIRALDLKNPLLVGHSLGGAVALGVALDHPGTVGGLALIAPLTHPVEGVPPMFRTLSISSATMRRVIAWTWAIPRSILRGKAMVELVFSPDRPPQDFGTAGGGLLSLRPRSFYATSTDMVSVEEDLPSMAQRYASLALPISILYGTGDAVLDWQAQGKAMKDKLPALDLELVPGGHMLPVTIPDQTAAWLTAAAARL, from the coding sequence ATGACCATATTGATTGCCTGCGTCGCCGTGGGCGCCGTCGTTCTGCTTGGGTTGGTGGCATTCTCCGGCCTGATTGCGCGCAAGGTGGAAAATGCCCTGCCGCCCAAGGGGAAGTTCATCGAGATCGATGGCGCCCGCCTCCATTACATCGACAAGGGCGAGGGCCCGGCCATCGTGATGGTTCACGGGCTGGGGGGGCAGACCGGCAATTTTTCCTACGCGCTGCTGGAAAAGCTGACCGGCCGGTTCCGCGTGATCCTGGTCGACCGGCCCGGCTCGGGCCATTCGACCCGGCCACCGGCGATGTCGGCCCGCCTGAGCGTGCAGAGCACGGTCGTGGCCAAGTTCATCCGTGCGCTAGACCTGAAGAATCCGCTGTTGGTCGGGCACTCCCTGGGTGGGGCGGTGGCGCTTGGCGTTGCGCTCGATCATCCCGGCACGGTCGGCGGGCTGGCGTTGATTGCACCGCTGACGCATCCGGTGGAGGGCGTGCCGCCCATGTTCCGTACGCTGTCCATTTCCTCCGCCACGATGCGCCGCGTGATCGCGTGGACGTGGGCGATCCCACGGTCTATCTTGCGCGGCAAGGCCATGGTCGAACTGGTCTTCAGCCCCGACCGGCCGCCGCAGGACTTTGGCACCGCAGGCGGCGGCCTGCTCAGCCTGAGGCCGCGCAGCTTCTATGCCACATCGACGGATATGGTCAGCGTGGAGGAGGACCTGCCATCCATGGCGCAGCGCTATGCCTCGCTGGCCTTGCCGATCAGCATCCTGTACGGGACCGGGGATGCCGTGCTCGACTGGCAGGCGCAGGGCAAGGCGATGAAGGACAAGCTGCCGGCGCTGGATCTCGAACTTGTCCCTGGCGGCCATATGCTGCCGGTCACCATTCCCGACCAGACCGCGGCCTGGCTCACGGCGGCTGCCGCGCGGCTCTGA
- a CDS encoding TetR/AcrR family transcriptional regulator has protein sequence MTVQIAPARRPKTRERILDACLSLFNERGPVVVTTAEIASAVGIQEGNLYYHFHRKEQILEALFDNFERALRDTSVADLAQGDTPNRFAGYLSGWFNLMWEWRFFYRDAASIRGLAPTLRLRTEALANDGQHHVRRVFGAMQAQGLLRATPEQLDQLVVNTWIVSTYWIDYLRSRHGIDAIKREHINWGASQVMSLFSPFLTQAGTGLLNIQPSEG, from the coding sequence ATGACGGTGCAAATCGCGCCAGCCCGGCGCCCCAAAACGCGCGAGCGCATCCTTGACGCTTGCCTGAGCTTGTTCAACGAGCGCGGGCCGGTCGTCGTGACCACCGCGGAGATCGCCTCGGCTGTCGGCATACAGGAAGGGAATCTCTACTATCACTTTCATCGCAAGGAACAGATCCTCGAGGCCCTGTTCGACAATTTCGAGCGGGCGCTGCGCGACACTTCGGTTGCGGATCTGGCACAAGGCGATACACCCAACCGTTTCGCGGGCTACCTGAGCGGCTGGTTCAACCTGATGTGGGAGTGGCGCTTCTTCTATCGCGATGCGGCGTCAATCCGCGGCCTGGCGCCAACGCTGAGGCTGCGCACCGAAGCGCTGGCCAACGATGGACAACACCATGTCCGTCGCGTGTTCGGCGCCATGCAAGCGCAAGGATTGCTGCGCGCCACGCCCGAACAGCTTGACCAACTGGTCGTCAACACGTGGATCGTTTCGACCTACTGGATCGACTACCTGCGGTCCCGACACGGCATCGATGCCATCAAGCGTGAGCACATCAATTGGGGCGCGTCGCAGGTCATGAGCTTGTTCTCGCCGTTCCTCACGCAGGCCGGCACCGGCTTGCTGAATATCCAGCCAAGCGAAGGCTGA
- a CDS encoding DUF1488 family protein, whose translation MSQFLAESCGVAHATIRPLNQRELTMSTAFLIFNPAPSEDGEQIGFSIAANGVDSSGFVSRSALDELAQGQIGSHLDIFERNRDRIQDVALQKWSADPSLNPVMLGDHDF comes from the coding sequence GTGAGCCAGTTCCTGGCTGAATCGTGCGGAGTCGCTCATGCTACGATCCGGCCTCTGAATCAACGTGAGCTAACGATGTCGACTGCCTTCCTGATATTCAATCCGGCCCCGTCCGAAGATGGCGAGCAAATCGGCTTTTCCATTGCGGCAAACGGCGTGGACAGCAGCGGCTTTGTGTCGCGCTCGGCGCTGGATGAACTGGCCCAGGGCCAGATTGGCAGCCACCTGGATATTTTCGAGCGCAATCGCGATCGCATCCAGGACGTGGCCTTGCAAAAGTGGTCTGCGGACCCGTCTCTCAATCCCGTTATGCTGGGGGACCACGATTTCTGA
- a CDS encoding ABC transporter permease has protein sequence MMELLDIVASAPFWIAVLRVATPLIFGTLGVLLCERAGVLNLGIEGIMVAGAFGGWLAVYHGAPLWGGVAVAAGIGLAFGLLHGWLTVSLALSQHVAGLGVTMLATSLSYYAYRLGFASVSTPPTITPFAPMHWIGGIPLIGGMLSPVFGEETALTLLALGLVPVVAWLLYRTPLGLAVRMVGENPAAAQGQGIRVGAMRIGAIMAGSALMAVGGAFLTLSAFNAFFFNMINGRGWICVALVVFASWRPGRALAGALLFAAFDALQLRLQQSGASLPGLPPLPYQLYLMLPYVLSILALVLVARRAAYPQALMKPYRKGER, from the coding sequence CTGATGGAACTGCTCGATATCGTGGCCTCGGCGCCATTCTGGATCGCGGTGCTGCGCGTGGCCACGCCGCTGATCTTCGGCACGCTGGGCGTGCTGCTGTGCGAGCGTGCCGGCGTACTCAACCTTGGCATCGAGGGCATCATGGTAGCTGGCGCTTTCGGTGGCTGGCTGGCGGTCTATCACGGTGCGCCGCTATGGGGCGGGGTGGCAGTGGCAGCCGGCATCGGGCTGGCCTTCGGGCTGCTGCATGGCTGGCTGACCGTGAGCCTGGCGCTGTCCCAGCATGTGGCTGGGCTGGGCGTGACCATGCTGGCCACCAGCCTGTCCTACTATGCCTACCGGCTCGGCTTTGCTTCGGTGTCCACGCCGCCCACTATCACGCCCTTTGCCCCGATGCACTGGATCGGCGGCATTCCGCTAATTGGTGGTATGTTGAGTCCGGTGTTTGGTGAGGAGACCGCATTGACGCTGCTGGCGCTGGGGCTGGTGCCCGTGGTGGCCTGGCTGCTCTACCGGACGCCGCTCGGGCTGGCCGTGCGCATGGTCGGCGAGAATCCCGCCGCGGCGCAGGGGCAGGGGATTCGCGTAGGCGCGATGCGTATCGGTGCCATCATGGCGGGCTCCGCCTTGATGGCGGTGGGCGGCGCGTTCCTTACGCTATCCGCGTTCAACGCATTCTTCTTTAATATGATCAACGGCCGGGGCTGGATCTGCGTGGCGCTGGTGGTGTTTGCTTCGTGGCGGCCGGGCCGCGCGCTGGCCGGCGCCCTGCTGTTCGCCGCCTTCGACGCGCTGCAACTGCGCCTGCAGCAAAGCGGCGCGAGCCTGCCCGGCTTGCCGCCGCTGCCTTACCAGCTCTACCTGATGTTGCCGTATGTGCTGTCGATCCTCGCGCTGGTGCTGGTGGCGCGCCGCGCCGCCTACCCGCAGGCGCTGATGAAGCCCTATCGCAAGGGCGAACGTTGA
- a CDS encoding sterol desaturase family protein — protein sequence MKQIGAVSKLPIAPVHSVLRDTRELLGSSGELEAGRGMITAILALALGGLSLLGVIAFHFPQYLTTPELRHKYSVDVLRHVLFAALLVSGGMSLSNLVLGRKRSLNAAAFALVALAVALGGSRVAVGDFPDHTPYIGLDWFILDLLGSTLIFVVIEKLFPLYRGQAVFRREWQTDLVHFAVNHFIVGLILLTVNFLIFRLFGWLVRDSVHAFVGGIPFVLQLLLCILAADLAQYWTHRAYHEVPFLWKFHAVHHSTKTMDWLAGSRQHMLELVFTRVLVLAPLYVLGFNKGVIDAYIIIVGFQAVFNHANVHLPWGPLRYLVVTPDFHHWHHASDEEAIDKNYSAHYAFLDYLFGTAVKSGKRFPEKYGVVGDYMPDGFVRQQLFPFRPMPPARKDDQA from the coding sequence ATGAAACAGATTGGCGCCGTCAGCAAGTTGCCGATCGCCCCGGTGCACAGCGTCCTGCGCGATACCCGCGAACTGCTGGGCAGCAGCGGCGAGCTCGAAGCCGGGCGCGGCATGATCACCGCCATCCTCGCGCTCGCCCTGGGCGGGCTGAGCCTGCTGGGCGTGATTGCCTTCCATTTTCCGCAATACCTGACCACGCCCGAGCTACGCCACAAGTATTCGGTCGACGTGTTGCGGCACGTACTGTTTGCCGCGCTGCTGGTGTCCGGCGGCATGTCGCTGAGTAACCTGGTGCTGGGCCGCAAGCGCAGCCTGAACGCCGCGGCATTCGCACTGGTAGCGCTTGCGGTGGCGTTGGGCGGCTCACGCGTAGCCGTGGGCGACTTCCCGGACCACACGCCGTACATCGGCCTGGACTGGTTCATCCTCGACCTGCTCGGCTCGACGCTGATCTTCGTGGTGATCGAAAAGCTGTTCCCGCTCTATCGCGGGCAGGCCGTATTCCGGCGCGAATGGCAGACCGATCTGGTGCACTTCGCGGTCAACCACTTCATCGTTGGCCTGATCCTGTTGACGGTCAATTTCCTGATCTTCCGCTTGTTCGGCTGGCTGGTGCGCGACAGCGTGCACGCGTTCGTGGGCGGCATTCCCTTCGTGCTGCAACTGCTGCTGTGCATTCTCGCGGCCGACCTGGCGCAGTACTGGACCCACCGCGCGTATCACGAGGTACCGTTCCTGTGGAAATTCCACGCAGTGCACCACAGCACCAAGACCATGGACTGGCTCGCAGGCTCGCGCCAGCACATGCTGGAACTGGTGTTCACGCGCGTACTGGTGCTGGCGCCGCTCTACGTGCTGGGCTTCAACAAGGGCGTCATCGATGCGTACATCATCATCGTTGGCTTCCAGGCGGTGTTCAACCACGCCAATGTCCACCTGCCGTGGGGCCCGCTGCGCTACCTCGTGGTCACGCCGGATTTCCATCACTGGCACCATGCATCGGATGAAGAGGCGATCGACAAGAACTACTCGGCGCACTATGCCTTTCTCGACTACCTGTTTGGCACCGCGGTGAAATCGGGCAAGCGTTTCCCTGAAAAATACGGCGTAGTCGGCGACTACATGCCGGACGGCTTCGTGCGCCAGCAGCTATTCCCCTTCCGGCCGATGCCGCCTGCACGCAAGGACGACCAGGCATAA
- a CDS encoding Bug family tripartite tricarboxylate transporter substrate binding protein codes for MDRRHFLTTAVATAALGTTPAFANGWPSRPLRLVVAYPAGGGTDVVARLFADFLGKALGQSVVVENKPGGATIPATLDVIRAKPDGHTLLMTLGSSATSGAHINKVPYDPLTDLTALAEAARAPVLLVATRNAPFSTLAEMIAYSKSAKSPLHSASYGPGTSSHFGPLLLNKLSGSRLEPVLYKGSAPATQDLVGGVVPVMIDGLTTAVPLYQSGKTKALAISTPERSDMAPGVASFRELGFPGMEQLSGYFALFGPKAMPADVVGAVSAAIQKVLADPAYHKRLFAVGVLPPQAITPPAFAAQVRADYLRWGEFIKEIGFTIDA; via the coding sequence ATGGATCGTCGTCATTTCCTTACCACCGCGGTTGCAACCGCCGCGCTCGGCACAACCCCCGCCTTTGCCAATGGCTGGCCAAGCCGCCCACTGCGCCTGGTCGTGGCCTACCCTGCTGGCGGCGGCACCGATGTGGTCGCGCGGCTGTTCGCGGACTTCCTTGGCAAGGCCCTTGGCCAATCGGTCGTGGTCGAGAACAAGCCGGGCGGCGCGACGATTCCCGCGACGCTCGACGTGATCCGCGCCAAGCCGGACGGCCACACGCTGCTGATGACGCTAGGCTCCTCGGCCACATCGGGTGCCCATATCAACAAGGTTCCCTACGACCCGCTGACTGACCTGACCGCGCTGGCCGAAGCCGCACGGGCCCCCGTCCTGCTGGTCGCCACCAGGAACGCGCCCTTCTCCACGCTGGCGGAAATGATCGCCTACTCCAAGAGCGCGAAGTCGCCGCTGCATTCGGCCTCGTATGGTCCGGGCACATCGTCGCACTTTGGCCCGCTGCTGCTGAACAAGCTATCTGGCAGCCGGCTCGAACCGGTGTTGTACAAGGGTTCGGCTCCTGCCACGCAAGACCTGGTGGGCGGCGTGGTGCCGGTAATGATCGACGGGCTGACCACCGCCGTGCCGCTCTATCAGTCGGGCAAGACCAAGGCGCTGGCCATCTCCACGCCGGAACGCTCCGACATGGCGCCTGGCGTCGCCTCGTTCCGTGAACTGGGGTTTCCGGGCATGGAGCAATTGAGCGGCTACTTCGCGCTGTTCGGCCCCAAGGCCATGCCGGCGGACGTGGTTGGCGCGGTCTCGGCGGCGATCCAGAAGGTGCTCGCCGACCCGGCCTATCACAAGCGGCTGTTCGCGGTCGGCGTGCTGCCGCCGCAGGCCATCACGCCGCCTGCCTTCGCCGCGCAGGTCAGGGCGGACTATCTGCGCTGGGGCGAGTTCATCAAGGAGATCGGCTTCACCATCGACGCTTGA
- a CDS encoding ABC transporter permease, with product MRLEARTSVSRVGMLAAPIVAILATLLICALLVRWAGAPVGRAYALLLEGGFGSRFAWSETLTRATPLILTGLSVAVAFRARLFNIGAEGQLYLGALAAVAVGGQVDGAVAPWAQQLPMGLLFVLMVVAGMLAGAMLLLGAAWLKTRLGVDEVVTTLLANFIVLLYVSMMLDGPMKDATAMGWPQSVALVPELELAKLVERSRVHSGLLLACALAVILWAVNRFTVFGLHMRAVGANARAAAFAGMPVRRVTMWAALLSGGLAGLAGVVEVAGRTSYLTLDISPGYGYAGVVIAMLAGLHPLGVVAASVFVAGVLVGADGMSRAVGVPNSIADVIVAVALLAMLVATMLTRFRIRFDAPGKVA from the coding sequence ATGCGGCTTGAAGCCCGAACCAGCGTTTCGCGCGTGGGCATGCTGGCCGCGCCCATCGTCGCCATCCTTGCCACGCTGCTGATCTGCGCCTTGCTGGTGCGCTGGGCCGGCGCACCGGTCGGGCGGGCCTATGCGCTGCTGCTGGAAGGCGGCTTTGGCTCGCGCTTTGCGTGGTCGGAAACGCTCACGCGCGCCACGCCGCTGATCCTGACCGGCCTGTCGGTGGCGGTGGCCTTTCGCGCACGGCTGTTCAATATCGGTGCGGAAGGGCAACTCTATCTCGGTGCGCTGGCCGCCGTGGCGGTTGGCGGCCAGGTCGATGGCGCGGTTGCGCCCTGGGCGCAGCAACTGCCCATGGGTTTGCTCTTTGTCCTGATGGTGGTGGCCGGCATGCTGGCCGGCGCCATGTTGTTGCTTGGGGCCGCGTGGCTCAAGACCCGGCTCGGTGTGGATGAGGTGGTCACGACCCTGCTGGCCAATTTCATCGTGCTGCTGTATGTCTCGATGATGCTCGATGGCCCGATGAAGGACGCCACCGCGATGGGCTGGCCGCAATCGGTGGCGCTGGTGCCGGAGCTGGAGCTGGCCAAGCTGGTGGAGCGCTCGCGCGTGCACAGCGGCTTGTTGCTGGCTTGCGCGCTGGCCGTGATTCTGTGGGCGGTCAATCGCTTCACGGTGTTTGGCCTGCACATGCGCGCGGTAGGCGCCAATGCAAGGGCCGCGGCCTTCGCCGGCATGCCGGTGCGCAGGGTGACGATGTGGGCCGCGTTGTTGTCCGGCGGGCTTGCGGGGCTGGCGGGCGTGGTGGAGGTGGCGGGGCGTACCAGCTACCTCACGCTCGATATTTCTCCCGGCTATGGCTATGCGGGTGTGGTCATCGCCATGCTGGCGGGGTTGCATCCGCTTGGCGTGGTGGCGGCATCGGTGTTCGTGGCCGGGGTGCTGGTGGGGGCGGATGGCATGAGCCGCGCGGTGGGCGTGCCCAACAGCATTGCCGACGTGATCGTGGCGGTGGCCCTGCTCGCCATGCTGGTGGCGACCATGCTGACACGCTTTCGCATCCGCTTCGATGCCCCGGGTAAGGTGGCCTGA
- a CDS encoding flavin-containing monooxygenase translates to MLSGNAKHPHTGAHAGTAAAAQHVDVLVVGAGLSGICAGYHLQTSCPGKTYAILEGRDAIGGTWDLFRYPGVRSDSDMYTLGFSFRPWRSEKSIADGDAILEYIRGTAKEFDIERHIRFGHRALRASWSSETARWTIDATVGPQGTPARFTCGFLYLCSGYYDYADGYMPGWPGMERFNGRVVHPQHWPADLAYDGKRVVVIGSGATAVTLLPAMAERAAHVTMLQRSPTYIVARPSSDPVSAWLQRRLPASMAHRATRWKNVLLGMYFYNLSRKKPDLVKSKILKGVRAQLGPDYDIDKHFTPSYKPWDQRLCLVPDSDLFKSIRSGKASVVTDQIESFTETGLLLRSGERLDADVIVTATGLQLKVAGGMKLEVDGTLMNPAQAFMYKGMMYSDMPNLAVAMGYVNASWTLKAELSSTYVCRLINHMDAKGHAWCAPRRTDPAADEEPSLSLSSGYVQRASNILPKQGSRRPWKVHQNYLFDLMALKFGKVEDSEMAFGRAGTAASVDG, encoded by the coding sequence ATGCTTTCAGGCAATGCGAAGCACCCGCATACCGGCGCTCATGCCGGCACGGCGGCAGCGGCGCAGCACGTCGATGTGCTGGTAGTCGGGGCGGGGCTTTCCGGCATCTGCGCGGGCTACCATCTGCAGACCAGTTGCCCGGGCAAGACCTACGCGATCCTGGAAGGGCGCGACGCCATTGGTGGCACATGGGACCTGTTTCGCTATCCTGGCGTGCGGTCCGATTCGGACATGTACACCCTCGGCTTCAGCTTTCGCCCATGGCGAAGCGAAAAGTCCATTGCCGATGGTGACGCGATCCTTGAATACATCCGTGGCACGGCGAAGGAATTCGACATCGAGCGGCACATTCGCTTTGGCCATCGCGCATTGCGTGCGTCGTGGTCGTCGGAGACCGCAAGGTGGACGATCGATGCCACGGTAGGCCCGCAAGGCACGCCTGCCCGTTTTACCTGCGGTTTTCTCTACCTGTGCAGCGGCTACTACGACTATGCGGACGGCTATATGCCCGGGTGGCCGGGCATGGAGCGCTTCAATGGCCGTGTGGTGCACCCCCAGCACTGGCCGGCGGACCTGGCGTATGACGGCAAGCGCGTGGTCGTGATCGGCAGCGGCGCCACGGCCGTCACGCTGCTGCCGGCGATGGCCGAGCGGGCGGCCCACGTGACCATGCTGCAGCGCTCGCCAACGTACATCGTGGCGCGCCCGTCCAGCGATCCTGTCTCCGCATGGTTGCAGCGGCGGCTGCCGGCGTCCATGGCGCATCGCGCCACGCGCTGGAAGAACGTGCTCTTGGGCATGTACTTCTACAATCTCTCGCGCAAGAAGCCGGACCTGGTCAAGAGCAAGATCCTCAAGGGGGTGCGCGCGCAACTCGGTCCGGACTACGATATCGACAAACATTTCACGCCGTCTTACAAGCCATGGGACCAGCGGCTCTGCCTGGTGCCTGACTCGGATCTGTTCAAGTCCATCCGCTCAGGGAAGGCTTCGGTGGTCACCGACCAGATCGAGTCGTTTACCGAGACTGGCTTGCTGCTGCGCTCCGGCGAGCGGCTCGACGCGGATGTCATCGTCACGGCTACCGGGCTTCAGCTGAAGGTGGCCGGGGGGATGAAGCTCGAAGTGGACGGCACCCTGATGAACCCGGCGCAGGCCTTCATGTACAAGGGCATGATGTATAGCGACATGCCGAACCTGGCGGTAGCCATGGGCTATGTCAACGCTTCCTGGACGCTGAAGGCCGAACTCTCGTCGACCTACGTGTGCCGCCTGATCAATCATATGGACGCGAAGGGCCACGCCTGGTGCGCGCCGCGCCGCACAGATCCGGCAGCCGATGAAGAGCCTTCGCTCTCGCTGAGCTCCGGCTATGTCCAGCGGGCCAGCAACATCTTGCCCAAGCAGGGCTCCAGGCGGCCATGGAAGGTGCATCAGAACTACCTGTTCGACCTGATGGCTCTGAAGTTCGGCAAGGTGGAGGACAGCGAGATGGCCTTCGGCCGCGCGGGCACGGCCGCCTCGGTGGATGGCTAA
- a CDS encoding CsgG/HfaB family protein, protein MNWHRALAVCSLALTVSVAGCKGRDAEPSPAAASAGASAPVASGSGAPDVGQVEKVRVTTTGLGHTPAEAIDQALRQAVMQVNGMTIEQSSTQFKSVLGLAVGRDPLTLSSAGFAELVSQSSRGAISNFKVIEISEPGLTERMIKATIEANVAKYKAPADQGKLRIAIAPLRVDSRAGGDTVHIAAELRQRIMDALTQSGRFTVLERDFAPELGDEMDRISNGQTSADQFAKLGQGLGADLIWFGRVNAFEPGRRANADGEGSVPGHWSVSQKFVNVTTSEVLFSNTAKGDAGRAAGERVEAMEGAVVSKVVADILVRLYPVSVASRDGHNVVLSQGGQSVSSGTAYQVVMLGNELRDPQTGRSLGRTEQECCTVVVDRVTPSLSYGHLEDVKVKLDDIPAGSLQLRAEIPPAPPAADAKPKKKAAPRKEESLGPPKSDSNW, encoded by the coding sequence ATGAATTGGCATCGTGCGCTGGCCGTCTGCAGCCTCGCATTGACGGTGTCGGTGGCTGGCTGCAAAGGCCGTGACGCAGAGCCGTCACCTGCCGCCGCATCCGCCGGCGCTTCCGCGCCGGTGGCGAGCGGCAGCGGCGCACCCGACGTGGGCCAGGTCGAAAAGGTGCGGGTCACCACCACCGGGCTTGGCCATACGCCGGCCGAAGCCATCGACCAGGCACTGCGCCAGGCCGTCATGCAGGTCAATGGCATGACCATCGAGCAGTCGTCGACGCAATTCAAGTCCGTGCTGGGCCTGGCCGTGGGACGCGATCCGCTCACGCTGAGCTCGGCCGGCTTCGCGGAGCTGGTCAGCCAGAGCAGCCGTGGCGCCATCAGCAACTTCAAGGTGATCGAGATCAGCGAGCCCGGCCTGACCGAGCGCATGATCAAGGCCACCATCGAAGCCAATGTGGCCAAGTACAAGGCGCCGGCAGACCAGGGCAAGCTGCGCATCGCCATCGCCCCGCTGCGCGTGGACAGCCGCGCCGGCGGCGACACCGTGCACATCGCCGCCGAGCTGCGCCAGCGCATTATGGACGCGCTGACGCAGAGCGGACGCTTTACCGTGCTGGAGCGCGATTTCGCGCCGGAGCTCGGTGACGAAATGGATCGCATTTCGAACGGCCAGACTTCGGCGGACCAGTTCGCCAAGCTCGGCCAGGGACTCGGCGCGGACCTGATCTGGTTTGGCCGCGTCAATGCATTCGAGCCGGGACGCCGCGCCAATGCAGACGGTGAGGGCAGCGTGCCAGGGCACTGGTCGGTCTCGCAGAAGTTCGTCAACGTGACCACCAGCGAAGTCCTGTTCAGCAACACCGCCAAGGGCGACGCCGGCCGCGCGGCAGGCGAGCGCGTGGAAGCCATGGAAGGCGCCGTCGTCTCCAAGGTGGTAGCCGACATCCTGGTGCGCCTCTACCCGGTCAGCGTAGCCTCCCGCGATGGCCACAACGTGGTGCTGAGCCAGGGTGGCCAGTCGGTGAGCAGCGGCACGGCCTATCAGGTCGTCATGCTGGGCAACGAGCTGCGCGATCCGCAGACCGGCCGCTCGCTTGGACGTACCGAGCAGGAGTGCTGCACCGTGGTGGTGGACCGGGTCACGCCCTCCTTGTCATACGGGCATCTGGAAGACGTCAAGGTAAAGCTCGACGATATTCCCGCTGGCTCCCTGCAGCTGCGCGCGGAAATTCCGCCGGCGCCGCCGGCGGCGGATGCCAAGCCCAAGAAGAAGGCAGCACCGCGCAAAGAGGAGTCGTTGGGTCCGCCCAAGAGCGACTCGAACTGGTGA